The following proteins are co-located in the Octopus sinensis linkage group LG24, ASM634580v1, whole genome shotgun sequence genome:
- the LOC115223893 gene encoding uncharacterized protein LOC115223893 yields the protein MSYNWLILSLSLTVFTVQISQGYVTVETVKENAQKFLNEAIAGADSDKPILFAEEPVAILGNISSEILKMELAPKLMMYEFDKKTYYTYGNMVQSLSTAYFAVRESNLGVKRGDKFIKDIDDWEFSTPPTDIKREVGSWIEKLIGKEFAELFSLDSKHNDVFLKYVSKSLTSMNKKCRRLNPDVKTRGLVNIPIVVYPTLKDENFHLYRILIDDWVSCNLVNNEGGLTGDFQKSTFAPRKDIIPFIKQGMRDTLEKLVNDKFTAMH from the exons ATGTCTTACAATTGGCTCATTTTGTCTCTGAGTCTTACAGTGTTTACTGTACAGATCTCTCAAg GTTACGTCACAGTTGAAACAGTTAAAGAAAATGCCCAAAAATTCCTGAATGAAGCAATCGCTGGCGCAGATTCTGATAAACCAATTTTATTTGCTGAAGAACCTGTTGCTATCTTAGGCAACATATCGTCGGAAATCTTGAAGATGGAATTGGCACCAAAG ttaatGATGTATGAATTTGACAAGAAAACCTATTACACCTACGGAAACATGGTACAGAGTCTCAGTACAGCATACTTCGCAGTTCGTGAGAGCAACCTTGGAGTGAAACGTGGAGATAAATTTATCAAGGATATTGATGACTGGGAGTTCTCAACACCCCCTACAGATATT aaaagagAAGTTGGATCTTGGATCGAAAAACTGATAGGAAAGGAGTTTGCAGAATTATTTTCTCTTGATTCCAAACACAATGACGTTTTCTTAAAATACGTTAGTAAATCGCTCACCTCAATGAACAAAAAATGCCGACGCCTGAACCCGGACGTGAAAACGAGGGGCCTTGTCAATATCCCTATCGTAGTATACCCAACCTTAAAAGATGAAAATTTCCATCTTTATCGTATTCTTATCGATGACTGGGTTAGCTGTAATTTAGTAAACAACGAGGGTGGGTTAACTGGCGACTTTCAAAAATCCACATTTGCACCCCGTAAGGATATTATACCATTTATAAAACAAGGTATGAGGGATACACTTGAGAAGCTGGTGAACGATAAATTTACAGCAatgcattga